A portion of the Bombina bombina isolate aBomBom1 chromosome 9, aBomBom1.pri, whole genome shotgun sequence genome contains these proteins:
- the LOC128640229 gene encoding zinc finger BED domain-containing protein 4-like, giving the protein MASRKRRSSIWIHFVEVGPQKAKCKLCNNILSGQGGTTSNFRRHLQNKHPTALLMQVGQEDLAETIQATTIISTPSPKTEASTTSRRGIVVKRPRKNVRPPIRPKRERNIDEELTKMIALDLQPFSIVNDKGFRNFLKAIDPSYIFPNRKTLSAIVLPQLYDRIKAELMVKVSNASAVCLTTDCWTSQTNTSFMAVTCHYIDDNFKLVSSLLDCFSVTDNLANELKNICEEWGITNKVVACVSDNASNIQAAIRQAGWKHVACFAHSLNLIVMESLKHIQETVTKVRSVVQYVNTSTVATERLKATQRQMGFEELTLKQDVVTRWNSTYYMLKRFWEQKEPIIDILALVNPSLATLTLDEWDIIKETCEILKPFEEVTVEISADRYVTASKVILMARGLQKAVLRSRGAWSTHVPVIAMLEEFKEQMQNHFHQIEHFRLLAEATLLDPRFKQRAFHDTTASDEAAKSITTAAARLATGTHGHQPRPADAPASTPSEQSSFWEDFDERVADAVTLCNPTSTAMSEMRGYLADPLVPRSEDPLVWWKARESIYEGLTAIMRRRLCIVATSAPAERIFSKAGQNFSERRNRLSPNKVRQLVFLNANITTPEEKST; this is encoded by the exons ATGGCTTCAAGAAAAAGAAGAAGCAGTATCTGGATTCATTTTGTTGAGGTTGGTCCACAGAAGGCAAAATGCAAGCTTTGCAACAATATTTTGTCAGGCCAAGGAGGAACAACTTCAAATTTCAGACGACATCTGCAAAACAAACATCCTACTGCATTGCTTATGCAAGTTGGACAAGAGGATTTAGCAGAAACCATACAAGCAACAACCATCATCAGCACCCCGTCCCCTAAAACTGAAGCATCTACCACATCTAGAAGGGGCATCGTTGTAAAAAGGCCTAGGAAAAATGTGAGACCACCAATTCGCCccaagagagagagaaacatagaTGAGGAGTTAACTAAAATGATTGCTCTAGATTTACAACCTTTTTCAATTGTTAATGACAAGGGATTTAGGAATTTCCTAAAAGCCATTGATCCATCGTACATTTTCCCAAATAGAAAGACACTATCAGCAATTGTATTGCCACAGCTGTATGACAGAATTAAGGCAGAACTGATGGTGAAAGTAAGCAATGCCTCTGCTGTGTGTCTGACAACTGACTGCTGGACATCACAGACAAATACTAGTTTTATGGCAGTCACTTGTCATTATATAGATGATAATTTTAAACTTGTATCATCTCTGCTGGACTGCTTTTCAGTTACAGACAACTTGGCAAATGAACTTAAAAACATTTGTGAAGAGTggggcatcacaaacaaagttgtTGCTTGTGTCTCTGACAATGCAAGTAATATACAAGCAGCTATACGGCAGGCTGGATGGAAGCACGTGGCCTGCTTTGCCCATTCATTAAACTTAATCGTGATGGAAAGCTTAAAACATATTCAGGAGACGGTGACAAAGGTGAGGAGTGTTGTACAATATGTCAACACAAGCACTGTTGCAACTGAAAGACTAAAAGCCACACAAAGACAAATGGGCTTTGAAGAACTGACGCTAAAGCAAGACGTTGTAACAAGGTGGAATTCTACATATTACATGCTGAAAAGATTTTGGGAGCAGAAAGAACCCATCATTGACATACTTGCCTTGGTCAACCCCAGCCTTGCAACCCTGACACTTGATGAGTGGGACATAATCAAAGAAACCTGTGAAATACTGAAGCCCTTTGAAGAGGTTACTGTTGAAATCAGCGCAGACAG ATATGTAACTGCATCAAAGGTCATTTTAATGGCAAGGGGATTGCAAAAAGCCGTTCTAAGATCACGGGGAGCTTGGTCCACTCATGTCCCAGTTATTGCAATGCTGGAGGAATTTAAAGAACAAATGCAAAACCACTTCCACCAAATCGAACACTTCCGTCTGCTAGCTGAGGCAACCCTCCTGGACCCTAGGTTTAAGCAAAGGGCTTTCCACGATACAACAGCATCAGATGAAGCAGCCAAAAGTATCACTACAGCTGCTGCAAGACTTGCGACCGGTACCCATGGGCATCAACCTCGCCCTGCAGATGCCCCAGCCTCTACTCCATCAGAGCAGTCTTCTTTCTGGGAGGACTTTGATGAGAGAGTGGCTGATGCAGTCACCCTCTGCAACCCTACTTCCACTGCAATGTCAGAAATGAGAGGCTATCTTGCCGACCCCCTGGTACCAAGGTCTGAAGACCCATTGGTCTGGTGGAAAGCAAGAGAGAGCATCTATGAAGGGCTAACGGCTATTATGAGAAGGAGACTTTGCATTGTAGCTACCTCTGCTCCTGCAGAGAGGATTTTTTCAAAAGCAGGGCAGAACTTTTCAGAAAGGAGGAACAGGCTGAGTCCAAATAAAGTTAGACAGCTCGTATTTCTAAATGCAAATATCACCACTCCTGAAGAAAAATCAACATAG